In Nodularia sp. LEGE 06071, one DNA window encodes the following:
- a CDS encoding sensor histidine kinase codes for MSQEFNHLISPPVFSCGSDRDLCLDSVIQELPIYNFQVEISCSAAEVADYLEKYPLLPGAILLEQGQFMGMISRRRLLEFLIRPHGQELFTQATLGVLYSYARTAIVLLAGTTPILTAIQHTLRRSPELLAEPIVIETADHTYHLLDIHDLNIAAWQIQGIKTQMRYERSQAQMIQNDKMARLGRLVDGVAHEILDPVSFIWGNLTYISKYTQDLLKLIAEYDQESPQISAQINHLKEEIEFEFLEEDLSKVVKSIRTGSERLKKLVTGLQNFCYIDEIHPKPADLHACIDSIVLLIQSRLKGEFEIIKNYGQLPPIYCFMGQLNQVLMNILTLAVDGLLNESMRQKLRQEYTNTPTNPRIEITTQVISLEPTQADAPDSRWVSVCIADNGPGMSPESQQQIIESFSLDKWVDQETSLAMSYRIIAARHGGKLNFRSQLGIGTEFEILLPLV; via the coding sequence GTGTCACAAGAATTTAATCACCTCATCTCGCCGCCAGTGTTCTCTTGTGGTAGCGATCGCGATCTGTGTTTAGACTCAGTAATCCAAGAACTGCCAATATACAACTTTCAGGTAGAAATTAGTTGTAGTGCGGCTGAAGTTGCTGATTATTTGGAAAAATATCCACTGCTACCCGGAGCAATCTTACTAGAACAGGGACAATTCATGGGGATGATTTCACGGCGACGACTGCTGGAATTTCTGATTCGCCCTCATGGACAAGAGTTATTTACCCAAGCAACATTGGGTGTCCTTTACAGTTATGCACGTACAGCGATTGTGCTGCTAGCGGGGACAACACCGATTTTAACAGCGATACAACATACTCTCAGGCGATCGCCTGAACTTTTAGCAGAACCAATCGTCATCGAAACAGCAGATCATACCTACCACTTATTAGATATACATGACTTAAACATCGCTGCTTGGCAAATTCAGGGAATCAAAACTCAGATGCGCTATGAACGTAGCCAAGCCCAAATGATTCAAAATGACAAAATGGCACGTCTAGGGCGCTTGGTAGATGGAGTAGCACACGAAATTCTCGATCCAGTTAGTTTTATCTGGGGTAATTTAACTTACATTTCTAAATACACTCAAGATTTGCTCAAACTCATCGCTGAATATGATCAAGAATCACCTCAAATTTCTGCCCAAATTAACCATCTTAAAGAAGAAATAGAATTTGAATTTTTAGAAGAAGATTTATCAAAAGTTGTAAAGAGTATTCGCACAGGATCAGAAAGGTTAAAAAAACTGGTCACCGGCTTACAAAATTTTTGTTATATCGATGAAATTCATCCCAAACCAGCAGACTTACACGCCTGTATAGATAGTATTGTCCTACTGATTCAGAGTCGATTAAAAGGAGAATTTGAAATAATTAAAAATTACGGTCAATTGCCACCAATTTACTGTTTTATGGGGCAGTTAAATCAAGTTTTAATGAATATTTTAACCCTAGCTGTAGATGGTTTACTTAATGAATCAATGCGGCAAAAGTTGCGTCAAGAATATACAAACACTCCTACCAACCCACGAATTGAAATTACGACACAAGTCATTTCCTTAGAACCTACCCAAGCAGATGCGCCAGATTCGCGTTGGGTTTCAGTCTGTATTGCTGATAATGGCCCAGGAATGTCTCCAGAATCGCAACAGCAAATTATCGAGTCTTTTTCTTTAGACAAATGGGTTGATCAAGAAACTAGTTTAGCGATGAGTTATCGCATTATCGCAGCAAGGCATGGTGGAAAATTAAATTTTCGTTCGCAATTAGGTATAGGTACTGAATTTGAAATATTATTACCTTTAGTTTGA
- a CDS encoding TIGR03943 family putative permease subunit — MARKTTIPRQNILFPWIDALAVTSWGILMLQYWVSGKLYLLIHPNFFGLVIGCGIAFVIIGVLKMREIWRLRRRRVDTSNLQHMNLFPPGWGSALLLFVAILGLMITPRVFASDTAMQLGVTDLLSTGRAQPQSFRPSTRPEERSLVDWARTLNVYPEPDSYTGQDAKVQGFVIHPPDIGEDYVFLARFVLTCCAADAYPVGLPVKLPENQKRYPPDTWLEVEGKMITETLAGKRNLTIAATAIKEIPQPRNPYSY, encoded by the coding sequence ATGGCTAGAAAAACTACAATTCCCCGGCAAAATATCTTATTCCCCTGGATTGATGCCTTAGCAGTGACAAGTTGGGGCATTCTGATGTTGCAATACTGGGTATCAGGCAAATTATATTTGTTGATTCATCCCAATTTCTTTGGATTGGTGATTGGATGTGGTATTGCCTTTGTGATCATTGGTGTGTTGAAGATGCGCGAAATTTGGCGGCTACGTCGTCGCCGGGTTGATACATCTAACCTTCAGCATATGAATTTATTTCCCCCTGGCTGGGGTAGCGCCTTGTTATTATTTGTGGCGATTTTGGGTTTAATGATTACACCCCGCGTTTTTGCGAGTGATACTGCTATGCAGCTGGGTGTGACTGATTTATTATCCACCGGACGCGCTCAACCCCAATCCTTTCGTCCTTCGACTCGCCCAGAGGAGCGCTCACTTGTGGATTGGGCGCGCACTCTTAACGTCTACCCAGAACCAGACTCATATACAGGTCAAGATGCCAAAGTTCAAGGATTTGTGATTCATCCACCAGATATTGGAGAAGATTATGTTTTTCTGGCGCGATTTGTGCTGACTTGTTGTGCAGCAGATGCTTATCCTGTAGGATTGCCAGTCAAACTCCCAGAAAATCAAAAACGCTATCCTCCCGACACTTGGCTGGAAGTAGAAGGAAAAATGATCACAGAAACTTTAGCAGGTAAACGCAATCTGACCATTGCGGCTACTGCGATCAAAGAAATTCCCCAACCCCGTAATCCTTATAGTTATTAG
- a CDS encoding glycosyl hydrolase family 57 yields the protein MLTLPTTLPTLPEIIDDLPNICGWETEVLSVVNHDAPVFLPSTNIRLEDVKAVFAIALHMHQPTIPAGHDGGLISNLQYMFEHTHEGDNHNAAPFAHCYSRMGDLIPELVNQGCNPRVMLDYSGNLLWGLRQMGRNDILDNLKRITCDPTYQPYVEWLGTMWGHAVIPSTPIADIKLHIVAWQHHFAAIFGWSALARVKGFSPPEMHLPNHPDTLFAFIKALKECGYRWLLVQEHSVETISGQSLTHKHLPHRLIARNSQGETISITALIKTQGSDTKLVAQMQPYYEAKTLDKQQVGNVLIPPIVSQIGDGENGGVMMNEFPNAFQQAWGDMVNQGGGKAGVVGVCGTEYLELITDAGCQTEDYPTCQPVGQHQIWQRVSPENCQPEAVETAIQELKQINPNFHMDGASWTNHISWVKGYENVISPMYELSSLFHQNIDHRFPTNSSEYRHLLVHNLLLQTSCFRYWGQGSWTDHARNIYQRGENLLKTLSDSR from the coding sequence ATGCTGACATTACCTACAACGCTTCCTACTTTGCCCGAAATCATCGATGACTTACCAAATATTTGCGGTTGGGAAACAGAGGTGCTTTCTGTAGTTAACCATGATGCACCTGTATTTTTACCCTCCACAAATATCCGCTTAGAGGATGTAAAAGCTGTATTTGCGATCGCCTTACATATGCACCAGCCCACAATACCTGCGGGACATGATGGTGGATTAATCAGCAATCTGCAATATATGTTTGAACATACCCACGAAGGAGATAACCATAACGCCGCACCTTTCGCCCATTGTTACAGCCGCATGGGAGACTTGATCCCCGAACTCGTCAATCAAGGTTGCAATCCCCGTGTGATGTTGGATTACTCTGGGAATCTCTTGTGGGGACTCAGACAAATGGGACGCAACGATATCTTAGATAATCTCAAACGGATCACCTGCGATCCCACCTATCAACCTTATGTAGAATGGCTGGGGACAATGTGGGGTCATGCAGTCATTCCATCCACACCCATAGCCGATATTAAATTGCATATCGTCGCCTGGCAACATCATTTTGCCGCAATTTTTGGTTGGTCAGCACTAGCGAGAGTCAAAGGATTTTCTCCCCCAGAAATGCACCTCCCAAATCATCCTGACACCTTATTTGCATTTATCAAAGCTCTGAAAGAATGCGGCTATCGCTGGTTACTTGTACAAGAACATTCCGTAGAAACAATTAGCGGTCAATCTCTGACTCACAAACACTTACCACATCGGTTAATTGCTCGTAACTCCCAAGGCGAAACAATTAGTATTACAGCCCTGATTAAAACCCAAGGTTCAGATACTAAATTAGTCGCTCAGATGCAACCTTACTATGAAGCCAAAACCTTAGATAAACAACAAGTAGGAAATGTTTTAATTCCACCGATTGTCAGTCAAATTGGGGATGGTGAAAATGGTGGAGTCATGATGAATGAATTTCCCAATGCTTTCCAACAAGCTTGGGGAGATATGGTAAATCAAGGAGGAGGTAAAGCTGGCGTTGTCGGGGTGTGTGGTACAGAATATTTAGAATTAATCACAGATGCTGGTTGTCAAACCGAAGACTATCCCACCTGTCAACCAGTAGGACAACATCAAATCTGGCAGAGAGTTTCACCTGAAAACTGCCAACCTGAAGCTGTAGAAACTGCTATTCAAGAATTAAAACAAATTAATCCCAACTTTCACATGGATGGAGCCTCCTGGACGAATCATATTAGTTGGGTAAAAGGATATGAAAATGTCATCTCTCCCATGTATGAATTAAGCAGTTTATTTCATCAAAATATTGATCACAGATTCCCAACTAATTCATCAGAATATCGTCATCTTCTAGTACATAATTTGTTGCTGCAAACGAGTTGTTTTCGTTACTGGGGACAAGGTTCCTGGACTGACCATGCACGTAATATTTACCAAAGGGGCGAAAACTTGCTGAAAACCCTATCCGACTCTCGCTAA
- a CDS encoding permease yields MNQLNNGFTIFLSLLVEAMPFLLFGVLFSSVLLIFIDERQLVTRMPKNPVLGALAGSLIGFMFPVCECGNVPVARRLLMQGVPTPVAIGFLLAAPTINPIVIWATWLAFRDQPEIVVLRVVFSLLIAVIIGIVFSFQKDVTPLVQPAIARYLKFNPPAQPETKRRGRGDAAKATVPSVLKSGTYILGGKPGLTQRLDPNLLQAATPAASPSKSVADKLRLVLDNVIQELRELGGVMILGSAIAASVQVFAPRELILSLGAGHITSIVVMLILAVVVSVCSTVDSFFALSFASAFSSGSLLAFLVFGPMVDIKSIGLMLTVFNAKTIFYLFALAAQLTFLFSLFINLYVL; encoded by the coding sequence ATGAATCAACTGAACAATGGTTTCACTATATTTCTGAGTTTGCTAGTCGAGGCGATGCCGTTTTTGCTATTTGGGGTTTTATTCTCCAGTGTGCTGCTGATTTTTATCGATGAGCGCCAATTAGTCACCAGAATGCCCAAAAATCCGGTATTGGGTGCTTTAGCAGGTAGTCTAATCGGCTTTATGTTTCCGGTGTGTGAGTGCGGTAATGTCCCGGTAGCAAGGCGATTGCTAATGCAGGGAGTACCCACACCCGTGGCGATTGGTTTTTTGCTCGCAGCACCAACGATTAACCCCATTGTCATTTGGGCAACTTGGCTAGCCTTTCGAGACCAGCCAGAAATAGTAGTTTTACGAGTGGTATTTTCGCTGTTAATTGCCGTAATTATTGGCATTGTTTTCAGTTTTCAGAAAGATGTAACGCCTCTAGTCCAACCTGCGATCGCCCGTTATCTCAAATTCAACCCACCAGCCCAGCCAGAAACTAAACGCCGTGGTCGAGGTGACGCAGCAAAAGCAACAGTACCGAGTGTATTGAAATCCGGGACTTATATTTTAGGAGGAAAACCGGGACTAACTCAGCGCTTAGATCCTAATTTATTACAGGCGGCGACCCCAGCTGCCAGCCCTAGTAAATCTGTTGCGGATAAACTACGCCTGGTTTTGGATAATGTCATCCAGGAATTGCGAGAGTTGGGCGGCGTAATGATTTTAGGTAGTGCGATCGCAGCTTCTGTGCAAGTATTTGCTCCCCGTGAATTAATCCTCAGTTTGGGTGCGGGACACATTACTTCAATAGTCGTCATGCTGATCTTAGCCGTAGTTGTATCAGTCTGTTCCACGGTGGATTCATTCTTTGCCCTGTCATTTGCCTCGGCTTTTAGTAGTGGTTCCCTGTTAGCATTTTTAGTATTTGGCCCAATGGTTGACATCAAAAGTATTGGATTGATGTTAACCGTCTTTAATGCCAAGACTATATTTTATTTATTTGCTTTGGCCGCACAGTTGACCTTTTTGTTCTCCCTATTCATAAACTTGTATGTGCTTTAA